The genomic window TATCGTATCTTCGATGTCCATGAAGAAGAATGCACCTCCCCGCGCACCAGCCAGAAGCATCACTTTTTTGTGATTGAATGCGCCTCATGGGTCAATGCGATCGCCTTGACTCATGACGAGCAAATTGTCCTCGTCAGACAATACCGGCACGGCATCAAAAAAGTCACCCTCGAGCTACCCGGCGGGATTATCGACAGGGTGGATGAACCCCCGGCGGAAGCCGCCATGCGGGAACTGCGGGAGGAAACCGGATATATCGGAAAAACCGCCAGACAACTTGCTTCCTTTTATCCAAATCCCGCCGTCCAACAAAACGTCTTACACACCGTCCTTGTCGAAGGCTGCGTTCTTTCAGCGGAAACGGATTTCGACGAGGCCGAGGATATCCAGACCCTCCTGTATC from Verrucomicrobiota bacterium includes these protein-coding regions:
- a CDS encoding NUDIX hydrolase, whose amino-acid sequence is MKEPLHWPVHARKKAGHYRIFDVHEEECTSPRTSQKHHFFVIECASWVNAIALTHDEQIVLVRQYRHGIKKVTLELPGGIIDRVDEPPAEAAMRELREETGYIGKTARQLASFYPNPAVQQNVLHTVLVEGCVLSAETDFDEAEDIQTLLYPLSQIPEMIASGEITHALNIAALYHYFRLSGK